The Thermincola ferriacetica genome contains the following window.
TTCATCATACAGAGAAACTTGACAAGGGTGAAGTAATGATTGCCCAGTTCACCGAGCATACTTCCGCGATGAAAATAAGGGGAAAGGCCCAGATATTAACGAAGCACGGTGCGGTTGAGTCCGGTATATAACTGTCTCGTATGTCCAGGGCGTTTTGGCTCTGGACATCACTGTTTTGATTGAATTATATTTGTTTAAAAAGGAAGGAATCTAGATAATACTAGTCGAAAGGACTGTATTGGGGCAATCGTACTCTTTTACCGTATTATTTGAAGGAGGCCGAGGATTGATGTGGACAGTTGTTTATATTGCGCCAAATCGAAATGTTGCCGAATCCCTGAAAACAGTTCTGGCATCTGAAGGGTTGTTGGTCATGTTACGTCCGATAGGCGTGCCTCATTTAGGGGAATTTGGCGCAGTAGAAATTTTGGTCCCGGAATCCGAAGTGGAAGAAGCAATGGAAATTTTGAACTCCTCAGTCAGATAAACATCTGTTTGTCCTGACGTTTCGTTTCTGGAAAGCAGAGGTGTGTATAAACAATATGCTTAAGGATTTATTTCGAAAGCCCAAATATGTAACTGTTCATGCCGATACCGATAAAAAGGATATACCCGAAGGCTTATGGCAAAAATGTCCCCAGTGCAATGAAATACTTTATACTAAAGAACTGGGGAAATTGGCCGGGATATGCCCCAAGTGTAAATACCATTTTCGCCTGGGGGCCAGGGAACGCCTGGCTATAACTGTTGATGAAGGTACCTTTGTCGAATTTGCAGCAGATTTACAACCGGCTAACCCTTTAAATTTCCCCGGTTACCCTGAAAAGATTACTGCTGCCCGGGAAAAAACGGGATTAAATGAAGCTATCGTTGTTGGTACTGCGAAAATCGAAGGGCATCCGACCGTTATAGGAGTAATGGATGCCAACTTCATTATGGGCAGTATGGGTTCCGTGGTAGGAGAAAAAGTAACCAGAGCTATTGAAAAGGCCATTGAGGAAAAACTTCCCCTTATTATGTTCTGCGCTTCCGGTGGAGCGCGGATGCAGGAAGGCATACTTTCCCTTATGCAGATGGCGAAAACCAGTGCTGCTTTAAACAAGATGGCGGCTGCCGGGCTGCTGTATATTACTGTTCTCACAGACCCAACAACCGGCGGCGTTACAGCCAGTTTTGCTTCTTTAGGGGATATTA
Protein-coding sequences here:
- the mtrB gene encoding trp RNA-binding attenuation protein MtrB, with the translated sequence MTDAEITGDYIVVKALENGVTIIGLTRGHDTKFHHTEKLDKGEVMIAQFTEHTSAMKIRGKAQILTKHGAVESGI
- the accD gene encoding acetyl-CoA carboxylase, carboxyltransferase subunit beta, translated to MLKDLFRKPKYVTVHADTDKKDIPEGLWQKCPQCNEILYTKELGKLAGICPKCKYHFRLGARERLAITVDEGTFVEFAADLQPANPLNFPGYPEKITAAREKTGLNEAIVVGTAKIEGHPTVIGVMDANFIMGSMGSVVGEKVTRAIEKAIEEKLPLIMFCASGGARMQEGILSLMQMAKTSAALNKMAAAGLLYITVLTDPTTGGVTASFASLGDIIIGEPGALIGFAGPRVIEQAIKKKLPEGFQTSEFLLEHGFVDIVVPRSNMKQTLAGLLELHKGGGA
- a CDS encoding putative signal transducing protein; the protein is MWTVVYIAPNRNVAESLKTVLASEGLLVMLRPIGVPHLGEFGAVEILVPESEVEEAMEILNSSVR